CAAAGCGATCGATCCGAAATATCTGAAAGTGATCGGGGATTACAATCCACGCGGTGGAATCAAAACGATCGTAACCAGAGAATACAAAAGAGCATAAGGGATTTTAGGACGAAAATGGATTCAGTTACCTTCTTAGGTTATCTCGCTTCTCTTTTGACTACGGTCTCCTTTCTTCCTCAGTTGATTCGGATCGTCATGGGCGGAAGCACAAAAGACATCTCGAGAAACATGTACATCGTCTTTGTTACGGGAGTTGTAATGTGGTTTG
This is a stretch of genomic DNA from Leptospira stimsonii. It encodes these proteins:
- a CDS encoding SemiSWEET transporter, coding for MDSVTFLGYLASLLTTVSFLPQLIRIVMGGSTKDISRNMYIVFVTGVVMWFVYGCLKQDFPIILANIFTFIFTSIILYFKLRNDAKGE